The following nucleotide sequence is from Oenanthe melanoleuca isolate GR-GAL-2019-014 chromosome 5, OMel1.0, whole genome shotgun sequence.
GCAGGAGACATTCCCCAAGGGCTGAGGCCTCCAGAAATGAGGTTTGGCCtcccccctgcagccctgggtgccaCTGGGAGTTGTGCTCTCCAGTAAAGCAGCAGCAATTGAAATGCAAATCCAGAccagaggaaggaaacaaaagcacTGCACCACAGGGCAAGGCTGGTGCAGCCAAACCAagtgctcactgctgctgaaacaccccaaaataaacccctgCACTCAACAGGGCCTTCAGAGCACCTGCAGTGATGCAAAACCACTTCAGAGTTTCTCTGTATCAGTGCAAGTTCCTCTTAAACACTCTCAGGTCACTGGGCTGAAAACAGCTGATgcactcacagctctgccttccagTACTCTTCACAAAGCTACACCAAAATCAACCAGCTTTAACCAAAGCTATGCTCTGAGCCCAACAGTCTGATATATAACTTAATCCTAACTTTTTAtgcctctaaaaaaaaaaaaaaaaaaaaaaaaagagcagataTTCTAAACTTTTCAGAGTGGTATTTTATGCAACATCATTTTCCTACAAGTATCTTACTGAGAAGGCACAGATCACTAAGTTACAACTGACTGACAAACAGCTCTGGCCCCTAAAAATCTCATTTACATTTGGGCATTAAAGAttggtaaaaagaaaaagatatcaTCATAGTAATAATAGAAATAGggcaataaataaattataggGTAAATAAGCCAATTTAAAAAACCTCCAGGAGAACTAGTTACACTCAGATGACTTCAAGCTCTAAAAATATTCTAAACCAGAGAAAATGTTTCAGTTCACACACAGATTCCTTCAGGCTTTCTCAACATCCTAATACTGCTGAGTTCAGCCAAATGCAGAAACCAACCTGGGTCTGGTATCAATTTTGCAAAGACTCCTGAAAGAGGGTGAGGAAAATTCAATTGCAAGTTTTCCCCCTGAGCTTTCCAAGTCACTACAAGGTAGAAGGTGTCACTGGTGCAAAGtgaaactgcagctgctggagttGAAACCATGTTGCATAATTTACCCTATAATCAAAGTTAATTACATTGGAAAGTGTTGCCTTTATAAACCCTGCAAGTCTAGACAGAGATGATAAAACATTTACTGCCAGTGACCAAAAAGGAAATGCAGCCACTAACCTTGATGTAAGTGTTCTGCAtttcttccagctcttcccCAAGTGGAACAACAATTTTTTCCACTTGTCTCTCATGAGAATAAGGCTGGACCTCTGGAGAATCTTCAGCACACATCTCTATCTGAGCAATCAGCAAGTTGGAGATAACTTGTTGCACAGCCTGGTAGAGAAACCACAAAACAAAGTAActtatttccatattttagCAGGGGTTACAccaaactggaagaaaaaggcaCCCACTAccaatgaaaaatgaaaggaaggtCAGGAAATAGAATCCTACACTGGCTGGGGTTGGGAGGGAACTTGAAATCCCATttcattcccagccctgccatggcagggacacctcccactgccccagtgtccagcctggccttgggcactgccagggatccaggagcacctgcccaccctcacaaataaataatatatggTTTATAGCATGAGAAACACCAAATCTTATCAAATAATGGATTGTAAAGAGATTCAGTCTTGATGTGGAATTCCTCAGGACCCTGCAGAGGCTTCAGGCAAAAGAACAGAGCTTGCACTCAAGCTTGATTATTGAAATCACACAAGGAGCTTTGGCTCACCTTGGTGTCACTGCCTGGGGTGGCACTCAGGGCCAGGACCCGGAATTGAGTTGTGTATTTGCTCAGTTCCCTCACAACCTAAGAACAGGAAAGCTTCATTAATACCCTGAAAGGAGATTATTTGCCTGTACAAACTACATCAATGAAAATACCCACTAAATAGGAAAGGCTTAACAAAACACTCTAAAAAtactgaatcacagaatggtttaggttggaagggaccttaaatcccacccagagccacctctgccatggcagggacacctcccagggcactccaaccccagtgtccaacctggcctgggacacttccaaggatggggcatccTGGAAATGTACCAAGAACAACCTGGGAAAATTACGAAATTATTTCTCACTTGATTTAACAAAAGTATTGATAGCCCACTAACTCAGGTGAGCTGTCAAGAAGTGAGCCTGAAGAAAAACTCTAAAAAATGTAATTCATGGATGGTTAATCCTATGTAATCTGAACTCCACAAATATCCAGTAGATTTGTCCAGCACATCAAAGTAACTTCTTAGGTCACTATTGCTCTCAGGTGATTGCATGCAACAAACTCTTGGATGATCAACACAAAccctaaatttaaaaagagatcTTGAACTGACCAGTCTCTTCTAAAGACCCTTATAAAAATACTAGCTTTTCAACACTGCCCagccaaatatatttttaaactaaaattaCAATTTCAGGCAGGCAGTGAAAAAATACCTTACAGGTATTACTAATAAACAAGGCAATGACAACACACAGGAATGTTGGGTCTCTTTCAAACAAAGCTAAGGACCTCAAGGACAATCTCCCCACATTACAGTGATGCTTTCTGGAGATCCTGTCAGCAACTTTGGGAAGGTTTTTATAACTGGGAGAGAAGAGTGGAgtggctccagccccacctggcAGTAGGCATGATTGCCAAGGGCTTTGTGGGCTTCATCAATAACCAGACATTTGATGTCCAGAGCAGGACAGGTCCCACGAGAGAGGTCATTGACCATGATCTGAGGTGTGAGGAAAAACACCCTCTTGGAATTCCAGAGCTCCCGGCGGTCCAGAGCCTGGGTTCCTCCTGCAAATAGAGAAACAGCATCAGGGAAATGTTCTGCTGAGAACAAGGTACAGCCCATAACCTGAGAGCAACAGttctggcacacacacagaattatggaatggtttgggctgcaAATGACCTTAAATCCCctccagtgccatggcagggacacctcccactgtcccagcccagtgtccagcctggccttgggctctgccagggatccaggggcagccacagctgctctgggcacctgtgccagggcctgccctcCATCACTGAACACAACTAGGAAGAGttttatgcattaaaaaataaatccagaacCATAGAAATTAAGGCTGGGAAGCCCAAGATGCCTCGTAGCTGCCCAATGCCATAAACATCATTTAAAACACCGGTGGGAGAGGTCTGGGGTTATGGGGTCAGTCAGTAAGGATGTCAGTGAGGAATGAACTGCAGCTCAGAGGGCTGCAAAAACTTCATAAAAACGGGAAAGGAAAGTGACAAAGGGAGGGGAAGCAGCTATGAATGGATGAAAAGAACCATTATTCTTTGGCTGAAGCATCGCACAGAGCGCTCTGTGTGACCCACAGGGCTGCACCCCAGCGCTTCACCCTTTATACAGGCGAGCTGGGGTTTAACTACTGCCGAACCAGCAGCCAGCCCTTCAAACTCCTCTCAcgttttactttttttcccttgtgctgtggcttttttttccaaagaccTCGCGGGTGCAGCCGTACCTGTCATCTCCGCCATGTCCCGGGACGGGATGCCCATGACGCGGCCGCACGCCTCCATCTGCTGAGCCACCAGCGGCTTGGTGGGGGCGAGGAACAGCACCTTCCCCGAGGGGAACCAGCGGTAGAAGTTGTACATGACCACGGCGGCCACGAAAGTCTTGCCCAGCCCCGTGGGCAGGCACACCAGGGTGTTGGCCAGCAGCGCGGCGCCGGCCATGCGCTCCTGGTACGGGCGCACGGGCAGGTTGGTGGGGTAGATCCAGATGGCGCCCGCCGCCTCGCTGAAGCCCCGCACCGGGCAGGGGtcggcggcggccgcggctgccagcagcagctcgtCATCGCTGTCGCTGCCCGCGTTCCCGAGCTGGGCTCGGCCGCCGGGCGCCCGCCACACCTGGAGCAGAGTTTGCTGCCGGCCGCCGCTCATCCTGCCCCGCGCGCCGCCATCTTAGCCCTGCCTCAGAGCCGCCGCTTGAAACCGCCGCCGGGAGAGGGAGCCGCCTacccggccctgccctgcccggcccggccctccTCCCCCGgccgtgccctgccctgcccggccctcccctctcccccggccgggccccgctGCTCCTCTCGCCCGCCAAGCCCGAGGCCAAGCCCGAGGCTGTGCCCGCTGCTCCCGCTCAGGGCGGGCCCCGGGGCGGCGCCATTTTGTCCCTCCCTCAGCGCCCCTCCCCGCAATCCCCCCGGCAGCTCGGCCGGGGCTGAACGGGAGGATTCCAAGGCGGTTCCCCGACCCTCCCCTCTCTCCCGGCGTTCTCCCGACCCTCCCCTTCCCCCGGCGTTCTCCGGCCCGCCCCTCGCCCGCCGGGCGGGTCCCCGCGCTCCTCCCcggaggaggagcgggaggcGGGCGGGAAgatggcggcggccgcgggcccGGCGCAGCCCTGGAGCGCCGAGGAGCTGCGGAGCGAGGCGCTGGCCAAGAAGGAGATCATCAAATTCCTGCAGGAGCACGCGGCGCAGGCGGTAATGGCGTGGCACGATCCAGAACTGCGCTTTGCGGGACGTTGGCTTCgctttcttttctcccctcaaCCTCTCCCTCGCGTGTCCCGCAGTTCCTGGCGGAGCACaagctgctggggcaggtgaAGAACGTGGCGAAGACGGCGAACAAGGAGCAGCTGATCGCGGCTTACACGCAGCTCTTCCACACGCAGGTGAGGCCGTGGGGCGGCGGGGatggggccggggccgggcagagTGTGGGGATGGATTCAGGGatggggccggggccgggcagggtgtggggatggatttggggatggataTGGGatggggccgggccgggcagggtgTGAGGATGGGTATGGGATGGGGCCGGGGCCGGGTAGGGCTGTGGGGATGGATATGGGGATGGatatgggatggggcagggctgtgggtatggatttggggatggatttggggatggatatgggatggggcagggtgtggggaTGGATTCGGGGATGGGGACGGGGCCGGGCAGGGTgtggggatggatttggggatggatatgggatggggcagggctgtgaggatggatttggggatggggccggggccgggcagggtgtgggatggatatggggatggggcagggtggggatggatttggggatggataggggatggggcagggtgtggggatggatttggggatggattcagggatggggcagggtgtggggatggatttggggatggattcagggatggggcagggtgtgggatggatttggggatggatatgggatggggcagggtgtgggatggatttggggatggattcagggatggggcaggctgtgggatggatttggggatggatttgggatggattcagggatggggcagagtgtgggatggatttggggatggatatgggatggggcagggtgtgggatggatttggggatggatatgggatggggcaggctgtggggatggatttggggatggatttgggatggatatGGGATGGGGCAGGCTGTGGGGATAGATATGGGGATGGatatgggatggggcagggtgtgggatgcatttggggatggatttggggatggatatgggatggggcaggctgtgggatggatatgggatggggcagggtgtggggatggatggatttggggatggataTGGGATGGGGCCGGGTGTGGGGATGGatatgggatggggcagggtgtgggatggatttggggatggattcagggatggggcagggtgtgggatggatatgggatggggcagggtgtggggatggatttggggatggatatgggatggggcaggctgtggggatggatttggggatggatatgggatggggcagggtgtgggatggatttggggatggataTGGGATGAGGCAGGGtgtgggatggatttggggatggatatgggatggggcagggtgtggggatggatttggggatggatatgggatggggcagggtgtggggatggattcagggatggggcagggtgtgggatggatttggggatggatatgggatggggcagggtgtgggatggatttggggatggatatgggatggggcaggctgtgggatggatttggggatggatttggggatggatatgggatggggcagggtgtggggatggatttggggatggattcagggatggggcaggctgtgggatggatttggggatggatttggggatggatatgggatggggcagggtgtgggatggatttggggatggatatgggatggggcagggtgtgggatggatttggggatggataTGGGATGGGGCAGGCTGTGGGATGGATTTGGCTCCTCACCCCTCCCCTGGCAGCGCTTCAAGGGCACGGATGGTGCTGAGAAGGTGGCAGAGAAGGCCAGGCCTGCCAAGGCAGAGGAGGCCAAGGGGAAGGTGGTGAAGGCTGAGGAGGCCGTGGAGGAGGTCGGTGTGATCCCTCAACTCGTGTGTTTCACTGGAAAATCAAATTACCCGGGTCACTTGTCTTGGGTGGGGGTTGGGGatctcagggaaaggttcttccctcccccagaggtgctggcactgcccaggctccccagggagggtTTGGACAGCAGGGATACCCCTGTGGGATTGTtgggggctctgagcagggacaggggttggactgggtgatccctgagggtcccttccagctcaggagatTCTGTGATCCTAGTTACAGCAAGATATCTGGTGCTACCCCACCTGCACcttcagctgcatttccccCGTTCCCCTCAGTAACATGAACACATCCTTCACTAACAGTGTCTTCTTTGACCTTAAACTCAGTGGTTGTTGGGTCTTGGATATCTGAGACTGTGTAACTCACCAGTCACAACTCTTTCTAACCCTAGGGGCCACCAAAGTACACAAAATCCATTTTGAAGAAGGGAGATAAAACCAACTTCCCAAAGAAAGGAGACACTGTCCACTGCTGGTAcacagggaagctgcaggaTGGGACAGTCTTTGACACCAATGTTCAATCAGGTAAGGCTATGGGTATATCAGTGTGCAGAGGAACTCCTGGGGCTGCTTGCAAGTGCTCCTGGAGGGAAttgcctgggctgcagcagggggtTGCCTGGAGGGTGTCTGGGAGCATGGCTGACAAACAGCTTCACCATggtgtgctgagctgctgggccctgcagctcccagatgATTCCCCACGAGGCAGCAAGGGCAGTATTTTAGGACTGGCTGGTGTCAAGTGACACcatgctggcagccctggcccctGCACTGCAGGCCTGGGAATGTGGAATGCAGGCACTCAGTCCCTTGGGGAGGTTCTGCCTACACAGCTCTGGCACCAGCAGTGTCCTGAATTTCTTGAAGCAAACACATCTTGGGGCCCTTCTGTGGTAAATCTTTAAATATGGAGGCCTGGAATGAGAGGGGTTTGAATGCTCTGCTGTGCAATGTTCCCTGCTGGTGCTTTTTGTGACAGATCAGAGAGTTTAGGGTAGGAAATGGTGCAATACTTTCCCAGCAGTGGTGTCCCACACTCAGGAACAGTATTCCAAAGTCACTGGAACTGTAATTCCTCATACTTGTGTGCTCCCTGTGACTTTTCTTGGTTCCTTAATATGTCCATGGCTTGTACAGTCAGCTTGAGTCATTCAGGGATGAATCTTTGGGGTTTAAAAGATGCTTTGGTGCAGCTTGAACACTTAATGATGATTTTAGTGCACAATGTTAgtattttccctgaaaaatctGATGTTGGGCTAAAAATAATATTAGAAGAGCAGCTagtattatatattatataaatattatgtatttatatgGAGCATGAGTGTAATGGCAGTTTTCTACAGAAATGTGGAGTTTGCTGGTGTGATTTTGAGACAGTTGAACATAAAACTTTTTTGCAggttcaaagaagaaaaaagcagccaAGCCCTTGAGTTTCAAAGTTGGTGTAGGAAAAGTGATCCGAGGTGTAAGTAAAGCATCCCTGTGGTTGTGACTGGGGTGCAGCTTTTGGGTTCTGTTCTCATGGGGGCAGATTGCCAGGGGTTGCACTGGGTGGGTGGAACACTGACCCCAGAGGGCAAGGAGCtctgttccctgggagctgcccagcctcaggctgctctcagtctgtcacagcagctggcactgctgggatcccagggatccatccatccatccatccatccatcatccatccatccatccatccatccatccatccatcatccatccatccatccatccatcatccatcatccatccatccatcatccatccatccatcatccatccatccatccatcatccatccatcatccatccatcatccatccatccatccatccatcatccatccatcatccacccatccatcatccatccatccatccatccatccatccatccatccatccatcatccatccatccatccatcatccatccatccatcatccatccatccatccatccatccatcatccatccatccatccatcatccatccatccatcatccatccatccatcatccatccatccatccatcatccatccatccatcatccatccatcatccatcatccatccatccatccatctatccatcttccatccatccatccatccatcatccatccatccatcatccatccatccatcatccatccatccatcatccatccatcatccatccatccatcatccatccatccatcatccatccatccatccatcttccatccatccatccatcatccatccatccatccatcatccatccatccatcatccatccatcatccacccatcatccatcatccacccatccatcatccatcatccacccatccatccatccctgggctttaccctgtgccagccctgagctccctttccatgaagaaattcttcccaaaaatcccccctgagcctcccctggcccagcctgaggccgttccctctcctcctgtccctgtccctgttcccagagcccgacccccccagtgtcccctcctggcagggagttgtgcagagccacaagggccctgagcctcctttgctgcacagctggtgctgctgtggggtgggacagggctgggctgtgtccctgggcagggcagcagggcccaGGTTtatcccagtgctgatcccgGGTTTGTGGGTCCAGAGCCTTCCCGCAGtgggggcacagctgcagtCCCTGGGCACTCCCTGGGGAGGGACTGCTGGTGGGTgtgtgctgtcccagctgtgtgggagcaggagctccccccagtgctcctggggctgcctgtcctgggagccccggggtgctgctgtccctgccgccgcggctgcagctgctctgtccctgcagtgggacGAGGCCCTGCTGACCATGAGCAAAGGAGAGAAGGCCCAGCTGGAGATCGAGCCCGAGTGGGCCTATGGCAAGAAGGGGCAGCCTGATGCCAAGTATCCTTCCATGGCCTCTGACTCCTTGGGaactggcagtgctgggggaaggaggggctTTATGGACAGGGATGCAATGGGGGCCTCACCTGGTAcccacagcagcctcaggacATTCCCACTCAGGGGTTCCTGGGGCTGTAGTTCCCCTTTTCTTTTGGAGAAAAACTCATGCAGGGGGaacctgctgctgttttcaccTGCAGTTTTATTCCAGCTGCTTCCAAATGCTTCTGCCTGATGGGGACCCTCAGCAGTGTAGGGaaagaggagcagggacagtTACACTGGGCTCTGGGATACAGCTGAAGGGGTGGAGGGGTCATCCTGCAGCGTTTTATGCAgccctgtttctttttccagccCTTCTGGAGGGGATTGTTCTGCAGTTCTGGAGCGCTGtgacctgcagggctgcctgggcacttctgtgcagggacactgggacagtgccacctccccaggcactgcccacGGGTGCGGACACGGCCGGGGCAGCTcagggtgtgagcagcaggTGCGGCTGATGGAGGCGTGTCcgtggagctggggctgcctcccgctgctgctgctggatccgGGCTGTCCCCGGGCTCAGGGAATCCCTGGGaatcccagggagcagctgtggggtcagggacatcccagggaggagctgtggggtcagggaatcccagggagcagctgtggggtcagggacatcccagggaggagctgtggggtcagggccatcccagggaggagctgtggggtcagggaatCCCAGGGAGCAGCCGTGGGGTCAGGGccatcccagggagcagctgtggggtcagggaatcccagggagcagctgtggggtcagggaatcccagggagcagctgtggggtcagggaatcccagggagcagctgtggggtcagggacatcccagggaccagctgtggggtcagggaatcccagggagcagctgtggggtcagggacatcccagggaccagctgtggggtcagggaatCCCAGGGAGGAGCCGTGGCTGCCGCTGGATCCGGGCTGTCCCC
It contains:
- the FKBP3 gene encoding peptidyl-prolyl cis-trans isomerase FKBP3; protein product: MAAAAGPAQPWSAEELRSEALAKKEIIKFLQEHAAQAFLAEHKLLGQVKNVAKTANKEQLIAAYTQLFHTQRFKGTDGAEKVAEKARPAKAEEAKGKVVKAEEAVEEGPPKYTKSILKKGDKTNFPKKGDTVHCWYTGKLQDGTVFDTNVQSGSKKKKAAKPLSFKVGVGKVIRGWDEALLTMSKGEKAQLEIEPEWAYGKKGQPDAKIPPNAKLFFEVELVDIE